Part of the Campylobacter suis genome, GCTAAATTAAATGATTTGAGCTTGATAAATAATTTAATTTAAGGAGATTAGTGAAAAATGAATAACAAAAAGCCAAAAAATAATGCGTCTGGATATAATGGTAGCCAACCACTTAGAGTATATCTAAAATGCAAGATAGAAAAACCGTTAAGTGATTTTGGATATAGAGATATGTTTTGGTGGAAATATTAGCAATCAATTTTAGTGTAAAAAATGTCGAAGTAATACATGATAAAGGAGTAAAAATGCGAGCATTAATCAGTGTGAGTGACAAAGATGGCGTTGTGGAGTTTGGGCGTAGGCTAAGTGAGCTTGGCTGGGAGATTTTAAGCACCGGTGGGACTTACAAACTGCTTAAAGAAAATGGCATAAACGCGACAGAAGTTAGCGAATACACCGCGTCGCCTGAGATGTTTGAAGGGCGTGTAAAGACCCTGCATCCAAAAATTCACGGTGGGATTTTGCACCGCAGAGAGCTTGATGCGCATATTTTGGACGCCCAAAAAAACAGCATTGAGGCGATTGATCTGGTTTGTGTAAATTTATATCCATTTAAACAAACGACCATTCGCACTGATGACTTTGATGAGATCATCGAAAATATCGACATCGGTGGCCCTGCGATGCTGCGTTCGGCGGCAAAAAATTTCAAAGATGTCTTGGTGGTGACCGACATACTTGACTATGATGAAATTTTAGCTAGACTTAAGGACGGCAAGGCTGATTATGAGTTTAGAAGACACCTTATGATAAAGGCTTATGAGCATACGGCGGCTTATGATAGCATGATTGCAAACTATATGAACGAGCGATTTAACGGCGGTTTTGGAGCGAGTAAATTTATCGTAGGAAGCAAGGTTTTTGACACTAGATATGGCGAAAATCCACACCAAAAAGGCGCACTTTATGAGTTTGACTACTTTTTTACGAACAACTTTAGAGCCCTTAAAGGCGAAGCTAGTTTTAATAACCTAACCGACATAAACGGCGCTTTAATGCTTGCTACTAGCTTTGATGAAGCTCCTGCGGTGGCGATCATAAAACACGCTAATCCTTGCGGTTTTGCGGTAAAAAGTAACTTGCTTGAAAGCTACACAGAGGCTTTAAAATGCGATCCTATCTCGGCATACGGCGGGGTTGTAGCGATAAATGGCACGCTTGATAAGGCTTTGGCTGAAAAGATCAATGAAATTTATGTCGAAGTAATAATTGCTGCAAATGTCACAGATGAGGCTTTGGCGGTGTTTGAGGCTAAAAAACGCATTAAAATTTTCACTCAGGATAATAAATTTTTACTCCGTTCAAACGATAAATTTGACTTTAAGCGAATTGATGGCGGTTTTGTCTATCAAGAACGCGATGAAGTGAAAAATGACGAGCTTAAAAATATGAAGCAAATGGGCGAAGTGAGTGCTACAAAACAGCAGTTAGATGACGCGAGTGTTGCGTGGAAAGTGGCGGCACTTACGAAGTCAAACTGTGTTGTGTATGTGAAAGACTCGGCTGTTGTGGCGATTGGTATGGGTATGACTAGCCGTGTTGATGCGGCGCGCGCGGCAGTGGCAAAAGCAAAGGATATGAGGCTTGATCTAAACGGCTCGACATTAGCTAGTGAGGCATTTTTCCCTTTTCGTGATAGTATCGACATCGCAAATGAAGTCGGCGTAAAGTGCATTGTAGAGCCTGGTGGAAGCATAAGAGATGATGAAGTGATAGAGGCTGCAAACGAGCATAAAATAGCACTTTATTTTACTGGTGTTAGACACTTTTTGCACTAAAATTTAGCATAGATTTGACTAAGTTTGGCACTTGCTTAGCTTAGTCAAAATTTAAAATTTACTTTTAAAGCAAATTTGCTAAATGTTGTTTTATTTCTTACAATAACTAAAAGCTTAAAAATTATCTTAATAAATAAAATTAAGATAGATTAAAATTTTTACACATATCAAACTCTATAAATGCTATATTTTAAAATCATAGAGATATTTTTATATCGTTGTTTTCGGTAAATTCAACCTTTTTAAAGCAAATATTTAAACTAATATAATATAATAAGACTTTTACTAAAAAGGTGATATATGAAAAATTTGACAAAAACTTTTTTTAGCATGGCGTCAGCGATTGTGCTATTTTTGATATTTGCTATCGGCTCCGCAGTGGCAACTATCATAGAGAGGCTCGAGACGACGCAAGCAGCATGGGAAGTTGTTTATGGTGCGAGCTGGTTTGCGCTCGTTCAGGTGCTTTTGGGTATAAATTTGGCTTACAATATATTTGCCTACAAGCTTATAAATATAAAAAAGTTGCCTTCTTTGTTGTTTCATATGAGTTTTTTGATTATATTAATAGGCGCTGGCATAACAAGATATTTTGGTTTTGAAGGCACTATGCATATTCGTGAAAATACAGAGTCAAATACCATATTAACGCGAGGCTCGTTTATAAATTTTAGCACGGTAATTGATGGAGAACAGTACTCCGTCTCTATACCAAAAGAGCTTTCTACGCTAAGCAGAAGTGGCTTTGATCTCTCGCTTGACCTGCCAGGTGGGGTTGCGAATTTAAAATACCTAGAATATGTCCCAAAAGCTGGTTATAAATTTGTAGATGACGCAAATGGTAAGGCGGCCGTAGAGCTTGTGCTTTCTGATGAAACAGACAAAGAGGAGACTAGCCTTGTTGAAGGTGATGAGCTAGAGCTTGGACCTACATCTTTTGCTTTAAATAAACTTCCAAAGCATGGTCAAGCTTATGTTTTGTTTCAGATAAATAAAGAGCGTTCGTTTTTTGTTTCAAATACTGATATTACTGTGTTTGATGGCGAAAAAAAGACTATTAAGGCGGGAGAGGAGGTTGCTTTTGACAAGGCAAAGCTTTATACTATAAATGGTATAAATTTCTCTATCAAATTTGCTTCTCCAGCAGCTTCAAAGAAGCTAGTTTCAACACAAACGAGTGAATTTGACGCTATTGTTGCTGAGTTAAAACATAATGGCGAAAGTAAAGAGGTTGCCATGTTTTATAACATTTCTGAACCAGTGCGAGCTTTTATTGCAGATAAGGTATTTTTCGTATCTTGGGGAGCTCAAAGGATAAAGTTACCTTTTAGCTTTTACTTAAAAGATTTTGAACTAAAGCGCTACCCAGGCTCAAATTCGCCTATGGGATATGCTAGTGATGTTGTGGTAAAAGATCCAAACTCAGAAATTCAGCCAGGATTTGATTATAGAATTTATATGAATAATGTCCTAGATTACGCAGGATATCGCTTTTTCCAAAGCTCATATGACCAAGATGAAAAAGGCACAGTCCTATCTGTAAATAGAGATCCAGGCAAAATTACAACCTACATCGGCTACTTTATAATGGGGCTGGGTTTTATCCTAAACATTATAAATCCAGGCTCTCGTTTTAGAAAGCTGGCTCATCTTGTTGATGTTGAGTCAAGTAAAAAGGTTGTTGCTGTCTTGTTTGCTCTTTTTGCTGTGTTTAACACGCAAAATATCGTAGCAAACGACTTTTTGCCACATATTGATGCAGAGCATGCTGATAAACTTGGTAAAATTTTAGTTCAAAGCCCAGATGGTAGAATGAAGCCATTTGATACTGTTAGTCGTGATATATTAAATAAAGTTCATAGAAAAGATAGTATAAATAAGCTAAATTCTAACCAAGCCTTGCTATCTATAATGATAGAGCCAGAGTACTGGCGAAGCGAGCCTGTTATAGCTCTTGGAAGTAGTGCAGAGCTTAAAAAAGAGCTTGGTATCGACCCAGCTAAAAAATTTGCAAGTTTTGTTGAATTTTTTGCACTTAAAGATGGGCAGAGCGAATATAAACTAGGTCGTTTTGCTGATATTGCAAGTAGAAAGCACCCAGGATCTCGTGGGACTTTTGATAAGGATGTTATTAAGATAGACGAGCGTGTGAATGTCTTTTATATCGCTTTTATAGGCGAAATTTTTAAGGTGTTTCCAAAGCAAAATGACCCGTCAAATACATGGTCATCGCCGTATTCAGCTATGATGAGTTTCCCGCCAGAGGAGTCAGGCGTGATTGCCAATATAATGAAAGAGTATTTTGAAGCGGTTGAAGCAGCTATGAAGCTTGGCGAAAAGTCTAGTTCAAATGCTGATGAGTATACTAAAAAATGGTCATTAGCCGATGAAAAACTTGCAAATATAAAAATTTATCAAGAGAGATACGGCTCAAGTGTTATCCCTGCAAAATCACGCGTAGATATGGAAATTTTATTTAATAAGGTGCAAATTTTTGAACGCTTGACACCAGTTTATCTTCTTGCAGGTTTTGCGCTTTTGATATTTATATTTATTAAGATGCTTGCTCCAAGACTAAATATAAACCCAGTTATAAAAGCTATATATATTATAAATTTACTTGCTTTTATCGCGCATACAGCAGGGCTTGGACTTCGCTGGTATATTTCCGAGCACGCACCGTGGAGTAACTCGTATGAGTCGATGGTCTATATAGCTTGGGCTCTTGGACTTTCTGGCATCGTCTTTTCAAAGCGTAGCCCTATCGCTATAGCGCTTACTTCGATGTTGGCTGGTATAACTTTATTTGTCGCACATCTTAGCTGGATGGATCCGCAGATAACTACTCTTGTTCCAGTGCTTCAAAGCTACTGGCTAACTATCCATGTTTCTGTTATTACAGCTAGTTACGGCTTTTTAGGGCTTTGCTCTCTACTTGGCTTTTTTGTCCTAGTGCTTATAGTGATGCAAAGAAAAAATTCAGAAAACAAAGAGATAATGCGAAATATCACTGAAGCTACTCGTATAAATGAGATGGCTATGATACTTGGTATCAGTCTTTTAACACTTGGAAATTTCCTTGGAGGTGTTTGGGCAAATGAGAGTTGGGGTAGATACTGGGGTTGGGATAGCAAGGAGACTTGGGCTTTGATCTCCATCCTTGTATATGCGGCTGTGCTTCATATGAGATTTGTTCCAAAGCTTAATAGCCAATATGCCTTTGCTGTTGCTTCTATGTTTGCTTACTGGAGTATCATCATGACATATTTTGGTGTAAATTTCTATCTTGCAGGCATGCACTCTTATGCCACAGGTGACCCGATGCCGATACCAAACTTTGTATATGTTACGGTTGCTGTGATGTTTGCATTGTCTATTTTCGCATATTATAAACGAAAAAGCGTTCAGAGATTGTAAGGAAAATTTGTTGATTTGGGCTTTAGTTGCTATTTTTATATTGCTTTGTTTAGCTTTAGTTTTTTTGATATTAAAGCTAAGAGCTGGCACACAAAGCCCAATTTTAGAGACTAAAACCACACCATCTCAGCAAGAAAAAACTATAGCTATAGATGACTTGTTGAGTGTTGTTTTAAATCCAAATTCTAGTAAAAATGAGATTTTTGGTGCTTGTAGGATATTTGTAGAAAAACTTAGCATTCCACCAAAACAAGATGATAAAGCCTTAGATGATATTAAAAAGTATTTAAAATTTATAACTCTTGTGGCTTCTCATAAAAATGTCGATGCAAAGCTTATACTTTATCTGGGCACAAATGCAAAAAAGAAAAATCCATCTTACGAGCGCGAGATAGAGATAAGTGAAGCAGAGGGGATAAATAATCGAGCAAAGTAGTAAAAACAATAAATTTATGTTAAACTATAAATCTGTAAAAATTTACAAAGGTAGTATATGGCTCAAAAGCTAGTTCTTATAGGTGCTTCCACAGGTGGTCCAGGACATATAAAAAAACTTTTAAAGGATATTAGACTAAACGGTGCTAGCGTAGTTATAGCCCAACATATGAATAAAATGTTCATACCATCTTTTGCCTCGCAAGTTGGCAAAGAGTGTGGTGTGGAAGTAGAGCTTTTGTCTGAGCGAAAAATTTTAAAAGATAAAATTTATATCTGTGACCAAAATTTTATAATTAGCGATGTGTTGCCAATATCTGCAAAACCAGTACCAGAAAAGGTTACGACATTTACGCCAAATGTCGATGTTCTTTTTCACTCTGGCATTAGTGTTTGCAAACATACTGAGGTTATGGCTGTATTGCTAACAGGCATAGGTGATGACGGAGCTGCTGGGCTTGCAGCACTTTTTAAAGCTGGAGCAAAATGTCTTGCTGAGAGCGAAGAGAGTGCTATAGTTTATGGCATGCCAAAGCGGGCAAAAGAGCTAAATCCGCAGGTGCGAGTATTAAATGTTATGAGTATAAAAAAAGAGTTACAGGAGTTTTTAGATGTTCTTTAATAAGCCAGAGATTGTAGCTGGGCAGGTTGTCGATACTCCAGAGCCAAAAGATATGGAAAACTTTAACGAGTTTATAAAAAATATCAGAATTTTATGCGGTGTTGATCTTGAGTCCAAAAGAGATATAACGCTTAAGCGCCTAACTAGTTTTGCTAAAAACAACAATATCTCAACTTTTAAGGATATTGTAAGTTTGATACGTACAAACTACACATTAAGGCAAGATATTTTAAATTTAATCACAGTCAATGAGACATATTTTTACAGAGAGTTGCCACAGCTAAAAGATGTAATAAACTACGCAAGAGACCTTGGTGGGGCTAGAATCCTCTGTGCGCCTTGCTCTACTGGAGATGAGGTTTATTCGCTTGCGATGCTTGCTGTGGAGATGGGGATTGAAAAGGGTGCGATAAGTATCGTTGGTATTGATATAAACTCAGAAGCTATAAAACACTGCCAGGGTGCACACTATAACAGTAGGAGTATACATAGGCTTGACGATTTTCAAAAAAGTAGGTTTTTTGTAAAGCTTGAGGATGAAAAATTTGAGATAAAAAAGCAAGCTCTTTGCAAGTGTGAGTTTAAGGTGCTAAATGTATTTGATGATGCACTTTTTGCGCTTGGAAAATTTGACATCATCCTTTCGCGAAATATGATGATATATTTTGACGATGAGTTTAGGTTAAAATGTGTTGAACGACTCCATAGGATGCTTGGCGATCATGGTAGATTTTATGCTGGTCATGCCGATCTTGTTCCTTATACTCCGCTATATGAAAAGCGCTTTAGCGGTGGAACAACATACTACGCAAAGGTTTAAGTTTTAGTTTATAGGGGTTGTAGATATTCGGGGCAAGTTGCCCCGAATTTTAGTAAAGACCAAATTTTCCGTCATTTCTTTTATAAATAACACGCATTTTTGCATCAATGTCATTAAATACATAAAACTGCATGTCGCTAGTTTTTAAATGCTCTAGGGCCTCTTCTATCTCAAGTGGCTTGTAAAGCTCAAGCTCCATAGGGACTATCTCATCTACACCCTCTACCTTCTCTTCCCCAATATGCGAGCGCGTCTCTTTATCGTCAGCCTTGCCTTTTACGGTTGTTCTTTTATCATGCTCTCTTCTTAAAACCTTTGAAGCACGCTCAATAGCAAGATCTATCGCAGCATACAAGTCTTTGTCTTTTTGGCGGATAACTATGGTGTCTTTGTGTGCTAAATTTAGTGCAAATTCCGCACTAAAACCCTTTTTGCCTTGTTTTTCATCAGCTGAAACTACACATCTGCCTGAGATGATGTCTAGGTTGTATTTGCCAAGCGTTTCAAACGCATTTTCGATGTAGCCTTTTATAGGCTCGGTAAGTTCTATTTGTCTGCCTGTGATGCTTGTATTCATCGCATCCTCCTTACTTTAAAGTGTATCAGTATTATAACAACAAGAGGCTAAAGTAATAATAAAATTTAAAGTTTTTGCAAAGTTCTCTTAAAAAATCTCACTGGATAAATTTGCGCATCGTCTTCACTTTTGTTGTAAGTAACGCCAACATCGATTATAACGCTACCATTTTGATTAGGCTCTGAAATTTTTATGCCTTTGCAGCTGCCGATATTTCCAAAAAGTTCTATTGAAATTTTTATATCATAGAGCTTTACGGTTGTATTTGGCGGAGTAAAAGTTGTGCTGATGTCTGTTAGGCATCCTTGGTTAAAGTCATGTTTTAAAAGCCGTAACATGGCGTATTCTGTGGCACCTTGGGCGAGAATTTCTGCTTGTTCGCTTATGTAGCTTTGGGTAACTGAGTTTGAGCTAGTTGCTGAAAATTTTAAAGAAAGCATAGCTATACCCATCACGCCAATCATAAAAAATATCGCCATAAGTAAACTAAAGCCACTTCTCATTGCACGACCTTGCTTTTGCATAAAGTATCTAAATTTTGGTTGCTTAGGCATAACTTTAGCCTTATCGATCCATCATTTGCGCCAAATACAAATGTGCTTACATTTTTGGCTAATACCGCACTTTCACCATCTTTTGCACTCTCATTAAGCCATGGGCGGTAGTTAAAATAAAGCACAAGTTCGTTTTGTGCTGTAACTTGACTAGGAACCACTCTTATGGCGTAAGCCGTATGTGCTATGTGATAATGCTCGCTTACAAGCCCATCCAAACGCCTTTTGCCAAGCTCAAAAGTGATGTCATCTTTTATTTTTGCTGTGTCTAAATTTGTCTTACCACTATAACCAAAATCACTAGCGTTATAGTTTAGAGATTTAAATATCACAGCAAGTTCAAAATC contains:
- the purH gene encoding bifunctional phosphoribosylaminoimidazolecarboxamide formyltransferase/IMP cyclohydrolase, encoding MRALISVSDKDGVVEFGRRLSELGWEILSTGGTYKLLKENGINATEVSEYTASPEMFEGRVKTLHPKIHGGILHRRELDAHILDAQKNSIEAIDLVCVNLYPFKQTTIRTDDFDEIIENIDIGGPAMLRSAAKNFKDVLVVTDILDYDEILARLKDGKADYEFRRHLMIKAYEHTAAYDSMIANYMNERFNGGFGASKFIVGSKVFDTRYGENPHQKGALYEFDYFFTNNFRALKGEASFNNLTDINGALMLATSFDEAPAVAIIKHANPCGFAVKSNLLESYTEALKCDPISAYGGVVAINGTLDKALAEKINEIYVEVIIAANVTDEALAVFEAKKRIKIFTQDNKFLLRSNDKFDFKRIDGGFVYQERDEVKNDELKNMKQMGEVSATKQQLDDASVAWKVAALTKSNCVVYVKDSAVVAIGMGMTSRVDAARAAVAKAKDMRLDLNGSTLASEAFFPFRDSIDIANEVGVKCIVEPGGSIRDDEVIEAANEHKIALYFTGVRHFLH
- the ccsA gene encoding cytochrome c biogenesis protein, with product MKNLTKTFFSMASAIVLFLIFAIGSAVATIIERLETTQAAWEVVYGASWFALVQVLLGINLAYNIFAYKLINIKKLPSLLFHMSFLIILIGAGITRYFGFEGTMHIRENTESNTILTRGSFINFSTVIDGEQYSVSIPKELSTLSRSGFDLSLDLPGGVANLKYLEYVPKAGYKFVDDANGKAAVELVLSDETDKEETSLVEGDELELGPTSFALNKLPKHGQAYVLFQINKERSFFVSNTDITVFDGEKKTIKAGEEVAFDKAKLYTINGINFSIKFASPAASKKLVSTQTSEFDAIVAELKHNGESKEVAMFYNISEPVRAFIADKVFFVSWGAQRIKLPFSFYLKDFELKRYPGSNSPMGYASDVVVKDPNSEIQPGFDYRIYMNNVLDYAGYRFFQSSYDQDEKGTVLSVNRDPGKITTYIGYFIMGLGFILNIINPGSRFRKLAHLVDVESSKKVVAVLFALFAVFNTQNIVANDFLPHIDAEHADKLGKILVQSPDGRMKPFDTVSRDILNKVHRKDSINKLNSNQALLSIMIEPEYWRSEPVIALGSSAELKKELGIDPAKKFASFVEFFALKDGQSEYKLGRFADIASRKHPGSRGTFDKDVIKIDERVNVFYIAFIGEIFKVFPKQNDPSNTWSSPYSAMMSFPPEESGVIANIMKEYFEAVEAAMKLGEKSSSNADEYTKKWSLADEKLANIKIYQERYGSSVIPAKSRVDMEILFNKVQIFERLTPVYLLAGFALLIFIFIKMLAPRLNINPVIKAIYIINLLAFIAHTAGLGLRWYISEHAPWSNSYESMVYIAWALGLSGIVFSKRSPIAIALTSMLAGITLFVAHLSWMDPQITTLVPVLQSYWLTIHVSVITASYGFLGLCSLLGFFVLVLIVMQRKNSENKEIMRNITEATRINEMAMILGISLLTLGNFLGGVWANESWGRYWGWDSKETWALISILVYAAVLHMRFVPKLNSQYAFAVASMFAYWSIIMTYFGVNFYLAGMHSYATGDPMPIPNFVYVTVAVMFALSIFAYYKRKSVQRL
- a CDS encoding CheR family methyltransferase, translating into MFFNKPEIVAGQVVDTPEPKDMENFNEFIKNIRILCGVDLESKRDITLKRLTSFAKNNNISTFKDIVSLIRTNYTLRQDILNLITVNETYFYRELPQLKDVINYARDLGGARILCAPCSTGDEVYSLAMLAVEMGIEKGAISIVGIDINSEAIKHCQGAHYNSRSIHRLDDFQKSRFFVKLEDEKFEIKKQALCKCEFKVLNVFDDALFALGKFDIILSRNMMIYFDDEFRLKCVERLHRMLGDHGRFYAGHADLVPYTPLYEKRFSGGTTYYAKV
- a CDS encoding fatty-acid--CoA ligase; this translates as MIWALVAIFILLCLALVFLILKLRAGTQSPILETKTTPSQQEKTIAIDDLLSVVLNPNSSKNEIFGACRIFVEKLSIPPKQDDKALDDIKKYLKFITLVASHKNVDAKLILYLGTNAKKKNPSYEREIEISEAEGINNRAK
- a CDS encoding CheB methylesterase domain-containing protein; protein product: MAQKLVLIGASTGGPGHIKKLLKDIRLNGASVVIAQHMNKMFIPSFASQVGKECGVEVELLSERKILKDKIYICDQNFIISDVLPISAKPVPEKVTTFTPNVDVLFHSGISVCKHTEVMAVLLTGIGDDGAAGLAALFKAGAKCLAESEESAIVYGMPKRAKELNPQVRVLNVMSIKKELQEFLDVL
- the hpf gene encoding ribosome hibernation-promoting factor, HPF/YfiA family, coding for MNTSITGRQIELTEPIKGYIENAFETLGKYNLDIISGRCVVSADEKQGKKGFSAEFALNLAHKDTIVIRQKDKDLYAAIDLAIERASKVLRREHDKRTTVKGKADDKETRSHIGEEKVEGVDEIVPMELELYKPLEIEEALEHLKTSDMQFYVFNDIDAKMRVIYKRNDGKFGLY